A section of the Mycolicibacterium anyangense genome encodes:
- a CDS encoding phosphotransferase family protein, with protein MTNQPNVETDVDHLQRSGRDVSTVPALISEWLSTQLPGGVKPEVTVESGIDSNGMSSETIILTGRWEQDGKKVEEKWVARVAPTTDDVPVFITYRMDHQFDVIRLVEELTDVPVPKVRFIDTKGEVLGSPFFLMDHVSGIVPPDVMPYTFGGNWFADATPEQQRTLQDATIEVLAKLHSIPHAEKTFGFLTEAVPAGDTPLRRQLNWLQEWYRFAVPDIGRSPLVETSLAWLEENFPTEIAAKDTVLAWGDSRIGNVLYEDFRPVAVLDWEMATLGPRELDVAWIIFAHNVFQELSGLAGMPGLPEVMREQDVRATYRKLTGVELGDLTWFYVYSGVIWCCVFMRTGARRVHFGEIEKPEDVESMFYHASLLRRLIEAEGRSEATRESKEN; from the coding sequence GTGACCAACCAACCGAACGTCGAGACCGACGTCGATCACCTACAGCGTTCCGGCCGAGACGTCAGCACGGTGCCCGCGCTGATCTCTGAATGGCTGTCCACTCAGCTGCCCGGCGGAGTCAAGCCGGAGGTGACCGTCGAAAGCGGTATCGACTCCAACGGCATGTCGTCGGAGACGATCATCCTGACCGGCCGCTGGGAACAGGACGGCAAGAAGGTTGAGGAGAAGTGGGTCGCCCGGGTGGCACCGACCACCGACGACGTCCCGGTGTTCATCACCTACCGGATGGACCACCAGTTCGACGTCATCCGCCTGGTCGAGGAATTGACCGACGTGCCGGTACCCAAGGTCCGCTTCATCGACACCAAGGGCGAGGTGCTCGGCAGCCCGTTCTTCCTGATGGACCACGTCTCGGGCATCGTCCCGCCCGACGTGATGCCCTACACGTTCGGCGGCAACTGGTTTGCCGACGCCACCCCCGAGCAGCAGCGCACCCTGCAGGATGCCACCATCGAGGTGCTGGCCAAGCTGCACTCAATTCCTCACGCGGAGAAGACCTTCGGATTCCTCACCGAGGCAGTGCCTGCGGGTGACACCCCACTGCGCCGCCAGTTGAACTGGCTGCAGGAGTGGTACCGGTTCGCCGTCCCCGACATCGGACGCTCGCCGCTGGTGGAGACGTCGCTGGCGTGGCTGGAGGAGAACTTCCCCACCGAGATCGCCGCAAAGGACACCGTGCTGGCCTGGGGCGACTCCCGGATCGGCAACGTGCTCTACGAGGACTTCCGCCCCGTCGCCGTGCTGGACTGGGAGATGGCCACGCTGGGTCCCCGCGAGCTGGACGTTGCCTGGATCATCTTTGCGCACAATGTTTTCCAAGAGCTGTCTGGCCTTGCCGGGATGCCCGGCCTGCCCGAGGTGATGCGCGAGCAGGACGTCCGCGCCACCTACCGGAAGCTCACCGGCGTCGAACTCGGCGACCTGACGTGGTTCTACGTCTACTCCGGGGTGATCTGGTGTTGCGTGTTCATGCGCACCGGGGCACGGCGGGTGCACTTCGGCGAGATCGAGAAGCCCGAGGACGTCGAGTCGATGTTCTACCACGCAAGCCTGCTGCGCCGTCTCATCGAGGCGGAGGGCAGGAGCGAAGCGACCCGGGAATCGAAGGAGAACTGA
- the nuoN gene encoding NADH-quinone oxidoreductase subunit NuoN translates to MTAPSVEYSQLAPMLIVFSVAVAGVLVEAFLPRKARYPSQVALSLTGLVVALLAVLRLARDLGDGVGQSVVAGAVDIDRPTLFLQGTILLIGVLSVLLIAERRAPAESPDGAVALDAFTPDASTVPGSVAEKVATKAALIQTEVFPLTMFAVGGMMLFPAAGDFLTMFVALEVFSLPLYLMCGLARRRRLLSQEAALKYFLLGAFSSAFFLFGIAMLYGYAGTMSLTGIQQAIANRAGDTTLAMVGTALVTVGLLFKVGAVPFHSWVPDVYQGAPTPITGFMAAATKVAAFGAMLRVFYVALPALQHGWRPVLWVVAILTMVVGTVTAVTQTDVKRMLAYSAVAHAGFIMTGVIAGNRPGLSATLFYLFAYAFSTLGAFAVVSVVRDTDGAEETSMARWAGLGRRYPLVGVVFSLFLLAFAGIPLTSGFVSKFAVFKAAAQGGAIPLVVVGVVASAIAAYFYVRVIVLMFFTDPPPDAPEVITPSALSVATITLTAAITFALGALPQPLLDLANGAARFLS, encoded by the coding sequence ATGACCGCGCCCAGCGTCGAATACAGCCAGCTGGCACCGATGTTGATCGTGTTCAGTGTGGCAGTGGCCGGTGTGCTCGTGGAGGCGTTCCTGCCCCGTAAAGCCCGCTACCCCAGTCAGGTGGCGCTGAGCCTGACCGGTCTGGTGGTGGCATTGCTGGCGGTACTCCGGCTGGCCCGTGACCTCGGCGACGGCGTGGGGCAGTCGGTGGTCGCCGGAGCCGTCGACATCGACCGGCCCACCCTGTTCCTGCAGGGCACCATCCTGTTGATCGGGGTGCTCAGTGTGCTGCTGATCGCCGAACGGCGCGCTCCCGCCGAATCACCTGATGGCGCAGTGGCATTGGATGCGTTCACCCCGGATGCCTCGACGGTGCCCGGCAGCGTGGCCGAGAAGGTGGCGACCAAGGCGGCGCTGATCCAGACCGAGGTCTTCCCCCTGACGATGTTCGCCGTCGGCGGGATGATGCTGTTTCCGGCGGCCGGCGATTTCTTGACGATGTTCGTCGCGCTGGAGGTGTTCTCGCTGCCGCTGTACCTGATGTGCGGTCTGGCGCGGCGGCGTCGGCTGCTGTCGCAGGAGGCGGCGCTGAAGTACTTTCTGCTCGGCGCATTTTCGTCGGCGTTCTTCCTGTTCGGCATCGCGATGCTCTACGGCTATGCCGGGACGATGAGTCTGACCGGTATCCAGCAGGCCATCGCCAACCGGGCCGGCGACACCACGCTGGCCATGGTCGGCACCGCACTGGTCACCGTCGGTCTGCTGTTCAAGGTCGGCGCAGTGCCCTTCCACTCGTGGGTACCAGACGTGTATCAGGGTGCCCCCACTCCGATCACCGGGTTCATGGCGGCGGCCACCAAGGTCGCCGCGTTCGGGGCGATGCTGCGGGTGTTCTACGTGGCCCTGCCTGCCCTGCAGCATGGCTGGCGGCCGGTACTGTGGGTGGTCGCGATCCTGACGATGGTGGTCGGCACCGTCACGGCGGTCACCCAGACCGACGTCAAGCGCATGCTGGCCTACTCGGCAGTGGCACACGCGGGGTTCATCATGACCGGTGTGATCGCGGGCAACCGCCCGGGCCTCTCGGCGACGCTGTTCTATCTGTTCGCCTACGCGTTCTCCACCCTGGGCGCCTTCGCCGTCGTCAGCGTGGTGCGCGACACCGACGGCGCCGAAGAGACCTCGATGGCCCGCTGGGCCGGCCTGGGCAGGCGTTATCCCCTTGTCGGCGTGGTCTTTTCACTGTTCCTGCTCGCCTTCGCGGGCATCCCGCTGACCAGCGGCTTCGTCAGCAAGTTCGCGGTGTTCAAGGCGGCCGCTCAGGGCGGGGCCATCCCCCTGGTGGTGGTCGGCGTGGTGGCCTCGGCCATCGCGGCGTACTTCTATGTGCGGGTGATCGTGCTGATGTTCTTCACCGACCCGCCCCCGGACGCACCGGAGGTCATCACCCCCAGCGCACTGAGCGTTGCCACGATCACGCTGACGGCCGCCATCACCTTCGCGCTCGGTGCTCTCCCCCAGCCGCTGCTGGATCTGGCGAACGGCGCCGCTAGATTCTTGTCCTGA
- a CDS encoding enoyl-CoA hydratase, with translation MTLLRNDHGAVRVLTMNRPEARNALSTDLFEGLYAALGEAEADDSVRAVVLTGADPAFCAGVDLKQAQQLGMEYFARFDAMNCMTRIVDIATPVVGAINGATFTGGLEIALACDFLIASERAIFADTHTRVGILPGSGMTARLPLTVGWAMARRLSMTGEVVDAARAEKIGLVTEVVAHEHLLDRALELAGQIADVPGPVMAGMKEIYRTGTAAVTDAALAAERAVGATTHVSTDELAARQRAVAERNKRQIDR, from the coding sequence ATGACTCTCTTGAGGAACGACCACGGCGCGGTCCGGGTCCTGACGATGAACCGGCCCGAGGCCCGCAATGCCTTGAGCACCGACTTGTTCGAAGGGCTGTATGCCGCTTTGGGCGAGGCCGAGGCCGACGACTCGGTGCGGGCGGTGGTCCTCACCGGCGCCGACCCGGCGTTCTGCGCCGGAGTGGATCTCAAGCAGGCCCAGCAGCTCGGCATGGAGTATTTCGCTCGCTTCGACGCGATGAATTGCATGACCCGCATTGTCGACATCGCGACCCCGGTGGTCGGGGCGATCAACGGGGCAACGTTCACCGGCGGCCTGGAGATTGCCCTGGCGTGTGATTTCCTGATCGCCTCAGAGCGCGCGATCTTTGCCGACACCCACACCCGGGTGGGCATCCTGCCCGGTAGCGGCATGACGGCGCGGCTGCCCCTGACGGTCGGGTGGGCGATGGCCCGACGGCTGTCGATGACGGGTGAGGTGGTCGACGCGGCGCGGGCGGAGAAGATCGGTCTGGTCACCGAAGTGGTTGCCCACGAGCATCTTCTGGATCGCGCGCTCGAGCTGGCCGGTCAGATCGCCGACGTGCCCGGGCCGGTGATGGCGGGCATGAAGGAGATCTACCGCACCGGCACGGCCGCGGTCACCGATGCTGCGCTGGCCGCTGAGCGCGCAGTGGGGGCGACCACCCACGTCAGCACCGACGAGTTGGCGGCGCGCCAGCGTGCGGTGGCCGAGCGCAACAAGCGCCAGATCGACCGCTGA
- a CDS encoding TetR/AcrR family transcriptional regulator has product MSADPSSVDKAGAAGRPRDPRIDAAILRATAELLVEIGYANLTLAAVAERAGTTKTALYRRWSSKAELVHEAAFPTAPTALAAPAGDVPGDVRAMLAATRDVFTSPVVRAALPGLISDMGADPALNARVMARFTGLFALVRDRLVEAVHCREVHPDVEPDRLIELIGGATMMRLLLVPEGELDDDWVDQTTAILVHGVAL; this is encoded by the coding sequence ATGAGTGCTGATCCGTCGTCGGTGGACAAGGCCGGGGCCGCGGGGCGTCCCCGTGATCCTCGCATCGATGCCGCGATCTTGCGTGCTACGGCCGAGCTCCTCGTCGAGATCGGTTATGCCAATCTGACTTTGGCTGCGGTCGCCGAGCGGGCCGGCACCACTAAGACTGCACTCTACCGGCGGTGGTCGAGCAAGGCCGAGTTGGTGCACGAGGCCGCGTTCCCCACCGCGCCGACCGCGCTGGCGGCCCCGGCCGGCGATGTCCCTGGCGATGTGCGGGCCATGCTGGCCGCCACCCGCGATGTGTTCACCAGTCCGGTGGTGCGCGCGGCGCTGCCCGGGTTGATCTCCGATATGGGAGCCGACCCGGCGCTCAACGCGCGGGTGATGGCTCGCTTCACCGGGCTCTTCGCACTCGTGCGTGATCGGCTGGTCGAGGCGGTGCACTGCCGGGAGGTACACCCGGATGTCGAGCCCGACCGACTCATCGAACTCATCGGCGGTGCGACGATGATGCGGTTACTGCTGGTGCCCGAGGGCGAACTCGATGACGACTGGGTGGACCAGACGACGGCGATCCTGGTGCACGGTGTCGCCTTGTGA
- a CDS encoding TIGR03617 family F420-dependent LLM class oxidoreductase encodes MKVLTALFGPTDAVDRARALKEAGASGVFTFEGPHDVFAPLTLAAGVGGLDIMTNVAIAFPRNPIQLAHQAYDHQLLSQGRFTLGLGTQIRAQVEKRYGAAFDKPVARMTELVRALRAIFTTWETGERLDFRGEFYRHTLMTPMFNPGPNPFGPPPIYVGALGPRLTKATAEVADGLLVMPFGSAKFLRESTMPAVRDGLAAAGRSEADFTIVPEIILSAGEDHDATRRLLSFYGSTPAYRPVLDIHGWGDLQPELNAMSKQGKWQEMAGLITDEMLHTIAACGTPKEIAEHIRGRVDGLADTVCLYQPGPIALDTVAAIVDELT; translated from the coding sequence GTGAAGGTGCTCACCGCCCTGTTCGGGCCCACTGATGCCGTTGATCGTGCCCGCGCGCTGAAAGAGGCCGGCGCCAGCGGCGTCTTCACCTTCGAAGGCCCGCACGACGTCTTCGCCCCGCTGACGCTGGCGGCCGGGGTCGGCGGGCTCGACATCATGACCAACGTCGCAATCGCCTTCCCGCGCAATCCGATTCAGCTGGCTCACCAGGCCTATGACCATCAGCTGCTTTCCCAGGGCCGCTTCACGCTAGGCCTCGGGACTCAGATCCGAGCGCAAGTCGAGAAGCGCTACGGGGCGGCATTCGACAAGCCGGTTGCCCGGATGACGGAACTGGTTCGTGCGTTGCGGGCCATCTTCACCACCTGGGAGACCGGGGAACGGCTCGACTTCCGCGGCGAGTTCTACCGGCATACCCTGATGACGCCCATGTTCAATCCCGGCCCGAATCCTTTTGGGCCACCGCCGATCTACGTCGGAGCACTGGGGCCACGCCTGACGAAGGCCACTGCGGAAGTAGCCGACGGGCTGCTGGTGATGCCGTTCGGGTCGGCGAAGTTCCTGCGGGAATCCACGATGCCCGCGGTGCGCGACGGGCTGGCCGCGGCGGGGCGCTCGGAGGCCGATTTCACGATCGTTCCCGAGATCATCCTGTCGGCGGGTGAGGACCACGATGCCACCCGCCGGCTGCTGTCCTTCTACGGGTCCACCCCGGCGTACCGTCCGGTCCTCGATATCCACGGGTGGGGCGACCTGCAGCCCGAGCTCAACGCCATGTCCAAACAGGGCAAATGGCAGGAGATGGCCGGCCTGATCACCGACGAGATGCTGCACACGATCGCCGCCTGCGGCACGCCGAAGGAGATCGCCGAGCACATCCGCGGCCGGGTGGACGGTCTAGCCGACACGGTGTGCCTCTACCAGCCCGGCCCGATCGCCCTGGACACGGTGGCCGCGATCGTCGACGAATTGACCTAG
- a CDS encoding flavin monoamine oxidase family protein, with the protein MGYDVVVIGAGFAGLTAARELVRQGLDVVVLEGRDRVGGRSSTTTLAGVPVDLGGTFVGPTQDAVLKLAAELGCPTTPTYNAGTNLIRWRGRVRSYRGTIPRLSILSLLDIGRIQWQVQRLSRGIDISSPWTAPKAQHLDRMSMGDWLRSVGASSSSRDLMAIMARVTWGAEPDDVSMLHAARYIKAAGGIDRMLDVVGGAQQDHFHDGTQQIARKMAAELGDRVRVNAAVSRIEWSADAVAVTSSAGVVEARRAILAIAPAHRLGIDIAPALPIEYQQLSQSWPQGALSKAYAVYSRPFWRAAGHSGQALSDEGPVFITFDVSPSDDGPGVLLGFVDSRGFDALPPEQRRDKAVQGFAGLFGVDAENPIDYLDHCWGAETFAPGGPTAAVPPGAWTQFGPLLRTPVGPLHWAGTETADEWTGFLDGAVRSGQRAAAEVSAALRS; encoded by the coding sequence ATGGGTTACGACGTGGTGGTGATCGGTGCGGGGTTCGCCGGGCTGACGGCAGCGCGGGAGCTGGTACGCCAGGGCCTGGATGTGGTGGTTCTGGAGGGCCGCGACCGAGTCGGCGGACGCTCGAGCACCACCACCCTGGCCGGTGTGCCCGTCGATCTGGGCGGCACCTTCGTCGGCCCCACCCAGGACGCCGTGCTGAAGCTGGCCGCCGAACTCGGCTGCCCCACGACGCCGACGTACAACGCCGGCACCAATCTGATCCGCTGGCGCGGCCGGGTGCGCTCCTACCGGGGCACCATTCCGCGCCTGTCCATCCTGAGTCTGCTCGACATCGGCCGGATCCAGTGGCAGGTGCAGCGGCTGTCCCGCGGTATCGATATCAGCAGCCCCTGGACCGCGCCGAAGGCACAGCATCTGGACCGTATGTCGATGGGCGACTGGCTGCGATCGGTCGGCGCCAGCTCCTCCTCGCGGGACCTGATGGCCATCATGGCCCGGGTCACCTGGGGCGCCGAACCCGATGACGTGTCGATGCTGCACGCCGCGCGCTACATCAAGGCCGCCGGCGGTATCGACCGCATGCTCGACGTCGTCGGCGGCGCCCAGCAGGACCACTTCCACGACGGCACCCAGCAGATCGCCCGCAAGATGGCCGCCGAACTGGGTGACCGGGTCAGGGTGAACGCGGCCGTGTCGCGGATCGAGTGGTCGGCCGACGCCGTGGCCGTGACGTCGAGCGCCGGAGTGGTGGAGGCCCGCCGCGCCATCCTGGCCATCGCGCCCGCGCACCGGCTGGGTATCGACATCGCCCCGGCACTGCCGATCGAATACCAGCAGCTGTCCCAGAGCTGGCCGCAGGGCGCGTTGAGCAAGGCCTACGCCGTTTACTCCCGCCCATTCTGGCGCGCCGCCGGGCATTCCGGGCAGGCCCTGTCCGACGAGGGTCCGGTGTTCATCACCTTCGACGTCAGCCCTTCTGATGACGGGCCCGGTGTGCTGCTCGGCTTCGTCGACTCCCGCGGCTTCGATGCTCTCCCGCCCGAGCAGCGCCGCGACAAAGCCGTCCAGGGTTTCGCCGGGTTGTTCGGGGTGGACGCCGAGAATCCGATCGACTACCTCGACCACTGTTGGGGCGCAGAGACTTTCGCACCCGGCGGTCCCACCGCCGCGGTGCCGCCCGGCGCATGGACACAGTTCGGTCCGCTGCTGCGCACACCGGTGGGGCCGCTGCATTGGGCGGGCACCGAAACGGCCGACGAGTGGACCGGCTTCCTGGACGGCGCGGTGCGCTCCGGTCAGCGAGCCGCCGCCGAGGTCAGCGCCGCACTCAGGAGCTGA
- a CDS encoding SDR family NAD(P)-dependent oxidoreductase — protein sequence MTGRLAGRAAIVTGASRGLGRATALALAAEGAAVAVVARSTQQWDERLPGTIGETVAAIEAAGGTAVPIQADLLEREDIPRLVDEARAALGPITILINNAAFTAPGRPPKADAAPKTPKPAGAPRAGNADWPGFLSIPLGAYRRHFEIGVFASYELIQLVCPDMFDAGYGSIINVTSVASRVPGDGPYQNFAGGVLPGYGGSKAALEHLTWCAAYDLQRRNIAVNALAPSRPIPTPGLSYYRSEFDSTSPDDEFARAAVELTLVDPNVVTGRTIGHLDVLDGSFSPFTNIESAIG from the coding sequence ATGACAGGACGGTTGGCGGGACGCGCAGCGATTGTCACGGGAGCCAGCCGCGGGCTGGGCCGAGCTACGGCTCTGGCACTGGCGGCCGAGGGCGCTGCGGTCGCGGTCGTCGCCCGCAGCACCCAGCAGTGGGACGAGCGTCTGCCCGGCACCATCGGTGAGACAGTCGCCGCCATCGAAGCCGCGGGCGGAACGGCCGTGCCTATTCAGGCGGATCTCCTTGAACGGGAGGATATTCCGCGGCTGGTCGACGAAGCGCGCGCCGCCCTGGGGCCGATCACCATCCTGATCAACAATGCTGCGTTCACCGCCCCCGGCCGCCCACCGAAAGCCGATGCCGCGCCCAAGACACCCAAGCCGGCGGGTGCCCCACGCGCGGGCAACGCCGACTGGCCGGGGTTCCTGTCGATTCCGCTTGGCGCCTACCGGCGGCACTTCGAGATCGGGGTGTTCGCCTCCTACGAGCTCATCCAGCTGGTGTGCCCGGATATGTTCGACGCCGGATACGGTTCCATCATCAATGTCACCTCGGTGGCTTCCCGGGTGCCCGGTGACGGTCCGTACCAGAATTTCGCAGGTGGTGTGCTGCCGGGCTACGGCGGCTCCAAGGCAGCGCTGGAGCACCTGACCTGGTGTGCGGCTTACGATCTGCAGCGACGCAATATCGCGGTCAACGCATTGGCGCCGTCGCGGCCGATCCCCACGCCCGGGCTCTCGTACTACCGCTCCGAATTCGACAGCACCTCGCCGGACGACGAGTTCGCCCGCGCTGCAGTCGAACTCACGCTGGTTGATCCCAATGTCGTCACCGGGCGCACCATCGGTCACCTCGACGTGCTCGACGGCAGCTTCAGCCCGTTCACCAACATCGAGAGCGCAATCGGCTAG
- a CDS encoding alpha/beta fold hydrolase, which translates to MPASPVATVRGPQLPPGRTVNVRAADGTRLHTEVFGPEDGYPIVLAHGITCALRVWHEQINDLSRDHRVIAYDHRGHGRSGLPHRSAYSLDHLAGDLDAVLAATLRPGERAVIAGHSMGGIAISSWAERHCERVTERADAVALINTTTGDLLEEINLLRVPTVFAGGRSLAAKRMIQAFGGAPLLRGAQPGSRWFVTLMAVGADADPAVAEFIHELFATTPPSGRGAWARVLVEQMGPRHIDLSGLTVPTLVIGSTNDRLLPMCQARKIAAAAPNLVDLVEVPGGHCAILEHPETVNGHLRALVKSVVADSRISS; encoded by the coding sequence ATGCCAGCGTCACCAGTGGCCACCGTTCGTGGCCCTCAGCTGCCGCCCGGGCGGACCGTCAACGTCCGCGCCGCCGACGGGACCCGCCTGCACACCGAGGTCTTCGGCCCCGAAGACGGTTATCCCATCGTCTTGGCCCACGGCATCACCTGCGCGCTGCGGGTCTGGCACGAACAGATCAACGACCTGTCCCGGGACCACCGCGTCATCGCCTACGACCACCGCGGCCACGGCCGCAGCGGGCTGCCGCACCGCTCGGCCTACAGTCTCGACCACCTCGCCGGCGACCTCGATGCCGTCCTGGCCGCCACGCTGCGGCCGGGGGAGCGGGCCGTCATCGCCGGCCACTCCATGGGTGGTATCGCGATCAGTTCCTGGGCTGAACGGCACTGCGAGCGCGTGACCGAACGTGCCGATGCTGTCGCCCTGATCAACACCACCACCGGTGACCTGCTCGAGGAGATCAACCTGCTGCGGGTGCCGACGGTGTTCGCCGGCGGGCGCTCGCTGGCGGCCAAGCGGATGATCCAGGCCTTCGGCGGGGCGCCGCTGTTGCGTGGTGCGCAGCCCGGCAGTCGGTGGTTCGTCACGCTGATGGCGGTCGGCGCCGACGCCGATCCGGCGGTCGCTGAGTTCATCCACGAGCTGTTCGCCACCACGCCGCCGTCGGGTCGCGGTGCATGGGCGCGGGTGCTGGTCGAGCAGATGGGACCGCGCCACATCGACCTGTCCGGACTGACGGTGCCGACCCTGGTGATCGGCTCCACCAACGACCGGCTGCTGCCCATGTGCCAGGCCCGCAAGATCGCCGCAGCCGCACCGAATCTGGTCGATCTGGTCGAGGTGCCCGGCGGGCACTGCGCGATCCTCGAGCACCCCGAGACCGTCAACGGTCACCTGCGTGCGCTGGTCAAGTCGGTGGTGGCCGACAGTCGGATCAGCTCCTGA
- a CDS encoding HNH endonuclease signature motif containing protein, translating into MSSSTVVTTPKERLEVLFEELAELAGQRNAIDGRIVDIVAELDRDGLCGMTGARSVAAVVAWKLGTTSTNANTFTTVAGRLDVFPRCVQGLREGQLSLDQVGVIAARAAEGSDEHYAQLASVASVSQLRTAVALEPRTKPRPDPQPSFTRGSDDQFAWWRITLPHAKAATVDAAIAAHREALITEWRTTCDPGCESAPPMPGDLEAFLRLIADSWDAEATRRPHGQHTTVIVHLDIDKRAAELHLGPLMPEAERQYLTCDATCEAWFERDGRPIGAGRATRTVNRRLRRALEHRDRTCAVPGCAATRGLHAHHIVHWEHGGPTDLTNLVLLCPFHHRAHHRGLITITGPADQLVVTDSNGDVLTDQPLARPPSHPPPEVRPYPGPTGERAQWKWYQPYEPQPPPSTN; encoded by the coding sequence ATGTCCTCGTCGACGGTGGTGACCACACCCAAGGAGCGCCTCGAGGTGCTCTTCGAGGAGTTGGCGGAGTTGGCCGGTCAGCGCAATGCGATCGACGGACGCATCGTGGATATCGTCGCGGAGTTGGATCGCGACGGGTTGTGCGGCATGACGGGTGCACGCTCGGTAGCGGCGGTGGTGGCCTGGAAACTGGGCACCACATCGACCAACGCCAACACCTTCACTACCGTGGCGGGCCGGCTCGATGTTTTTCCCCGCTGCGTCCAGGGGCTGCGGGAGGGGCAGTTGTCACTGGATCAGGTCGGCGTGATCGCCGCCCGCGCCGCCGAGGGCTCCGACGAGCATTACGCCCAGCTGGCCTCGGTCGCCAGCGTCAGCCAGCTACGCACCGCCGTCGCACTCGAACCGCGGACCAAACCGCGGCCGGACCCACAGCCCTCATTCACCCGGGGCTCTGATGACCAGTTCGCCTGGTGGCGCATCACACTGCCGCACGCCAAGGCGGCCACGGTCGACGCCGCGATCGCCGCCCACCGCGAGGCGCTGATCACCGAGTGGAGGACCACCTGCGATCCCGGCTGCGAGAGCGCCCCGCCGATGCCCGGTGACCTCGAGGCGTTCCTGCGCCTGATCGCCGACAGCTGGGACGCCGAGGCCACCCGCCGCCCCCACGGCCAGCACACCACCGTGATCGTGCACCTCGACATCGACAAGCGCGCCGCCGAACTGCACCTGGGTCCGCTAATGCCCGAGGCCGAACGCCAGTACCTGACCTGTGATGCCACCTGCGAGGCGTGGTTCGAACGCGACGGCCGGCCCATCGGGGCCGGGCGGGCCACCCGTACCGTCAACCGCCGGCTGCGCCGCGCCCTGGAACACCGCGACCGGACCTGCGCCGTGCCCGGTTGTGCGGCCACCCGCGGCCTGCACGCCCACCACATCGTGCACTGGGAACACGGCGGCCCCACCGACCTGACCAACCTGGTGCTGCTGTGTCCGTTTCACCACCGCGCCCACCACCGAGGGCTGATCACCATCACCGGACCCGCCGACCAGCTCGTCGTCACCGACAGCAACGGCGATGTCCTGACTGACCAACCACTGGCACGTCCACCCAGCCACCCACCACCCGAGGTGCGGCCCTACCCCGGACCCACCGGTGAACGCGCCCAATGGAAGTGGTATCAACCCTACGAACCGCAACCCCCGCCAAGCACCAACTAG